A window of Raineyella sp. W15-4 contains these coding sequences:
- a CDS encoding NAD(P)-dependent oxidoreductase, with the protein MNGFGKVVILGTGIMGRALAERLLGQGVEVTVWNRTAERALPLAEFGATVAGTPAAAVVGADVVLLTLFDAEAVVSVLGEAADAAPVDAIWVQLSTIGVEGTERVRSVAAGHGLTLVEAMMLGTKGPAESGTLVLLTGGDPDRLAAVEPLLALVSQKRVNAGPTVGVGTRLKLVCNTWIGLLTAGTGQAFAMLRALGLDEKLFLEAIAGGQSDTPYAHAKGALMLADDYQPANFQLRGLHKDLELAEAATGDAGAFPILDAVRGLYDRAEDHGLGTEDIAAVFRVLA; encoded by the coding sequence ATGAACGGGTTCGGCAAGGTCGTCATCCTCGGCACCGGGATCATGGGCAGGGCGCTCGCCGAGCGTCTGCTCGGCCAGGGTGTGGAGGTGACGGTCTGGAACCGTACGGCCGAGCGGGCCCTGCCGTTGGCCGAGTTCGGCGCGACGGTCGCCGGCACCCCCGCAGCGGCGGTCGTCGGGGCCGACGTCGTGCTGCTCACCCTGTTCGATGCCGAGGCCGTCGTGTCCGTGCTCGGCGAGGCCGCCGACGCCGCGCCGGTCGACGCGATCTGGGTGCAGCTGTCGACCATCGGCGTCGAGGGCACCGAGCGGGTCAGGTCGGTCGCCGCCGGGCATGGTCTGACGCTGGTCGAGGCGATGATGCTCGGCACCAAGGGCCCGGCCGAGTCGGGCACCCTGGTGCTGCTCACCGGTGGTGATCCGGATCGGCTCGCCGCCGTGGAGCCGCTGCTGGCCCTGGTCAGCCAGAAGCGGGTCAACGCCGGCCCGACGGTCGGTGTCGGCACCCGGCTCAAGCTCGTCTGCAACACCTGGATCGGCCTGCTGACCGCCGGCACCGGGCAGGCCTTCGCCATGCTGCGCGCCCTCGGTCTGGACGAGAAGCTCTTCCTCGAGGCGATCGCCGGTGGCCAGTCCGACACCCCGTACGCCCACGCCAAGGGCGCGCTGATGCTGGCCGACGACTACCAGCCCGCCAACTTCCAGCTGCGCGGGCTGCACAAGGACCTCGAGCTGGCCGAGGCGGCCACCGGGGACGCGGGCGCTTTCCCGATCCTCGACGCGGTGCGCGGGCTGTACGACCGGGCCGAGGACCACGGACTGGGCACCGAGGACATCGCCGCGGTCTTCCGCGTCCTCGCCTGA